One region of Candidatus Thorarchaeota archaeon genomic DNA includes:
- a CDS encoding nucleotidyltransferase domain-containing protein gives MPRLVRSLVEREGRLTEGFEDFVCSLGKTPGIRSAAVLYGSRADGTASLLSDFDLLWIVEGEPDRDAIRREAVRRGVDLFLVTVSELNNALENHNSIVLDALTRGRVLFDTLDMIPSLKEQVRRLIEAHGLVRTEVGWTSVIRQ, from the coding sequence TTGCCACGGTTGGTTAGGTCGCTCGTCGAGAGGGAAGGGCGGCTCACCGAAGGTTTCGAGGACTTTGTGTGCAGTCTTGGTAAGACGCCGGGGATAAGGTCAGCGGCGGTGCTCTATGGCTCTCGGGCTGATGGTACCGCTAGTCTGCTGAGTGACTTTGACTTGTTGTGGATAGTTGAAGGTGAACCCGACCGTGACGCTATCCGGAGAGAGGCAGTTCGGCGCGGTGTTGACCTCTTCTTGGTCACCGTCAGCGAGCTGAATAACGCACTTGAGAATCACAACAGCATAGTCTTGGATGCGCTGACTCGCGGCCGGGTCCTGTTTGACACATTGGACATGATACCATCTCTCAAGGAGCAGGTCCGACGACTGATTGAGGCGCATGGACTTGTAAGGACCGAGGTTGGATGGACCAGCGTTATTCGCCAGTGA
- a CDS encoding radical SAM protein: MWRILRPDSSRVWKNPEVTRRLSRYSGIINGRYYAKYLLTRGVPVSIDLDTSEGELWVEHDRLSRDFRSVLSAADSAGSNTSPLETEEPSFLSLKSELARRILSSCHFCERKCGTDRTRDERGWCKLGEDSRVSSAFLHTGEEAPLIPSGTIFFASCCFGCVFCQNADISTNPRSGRLVTPAQLAEVAESLHAEGAININYVGGDPIPNTHTILASMLHQRANVTQLWNSNLYCSEDTMRMLGEVIDVWLPDFKYGNDECAERLSGVKRYFEVVSRNHLLAYQSGEVIIRHLVMPNHIECCTFPILEWVAKNMPECMVNIMGQYRPEHRVLSRSRDYPDIARRVSSEEMRMAYERATELGVCWEPVS, encoded by the coding sequence ATGTGGCGCATTCTTCGACCTGACTCATCGAGGGTCTGGAAAAACCCCGAGGTGACTAGGCGTCTCTCTCGCTACAGCGGAATCATAAACGGTCGGTATTATGCCAAGTATCTCTTGACACGGGGCGTTCCTGTTTCAATCGATCTGGACACGTCGGAAGGGGAGCTCTGGGTGGAACACGACAGGCTTTCGCGGGACTTCAGAAGCGTTCTGTCCGCGGCCGACAGTGCAGGCTCGAACACATCCCCGCTCGAGACCGAAGAGCCGAGCTTTCTGTCGCTCAAATCCGAGCTTGCCCGGAGAATCCTGAGTTCCTGTCACTTCTGCGAGCGCAAGTGTGGAACAGACCGGACGCGCGACGAGAGGGGTTGGTGCAAGCTGGGCGAGGATTCCCGCGTGTCTTCCGCTTTCCTCCACACAGGCGAGGAGGCCCCCCTCATACCCAGCGGTACCATCTTCTTCGCCTCATGTTGCTTCGGCTGCGTCTTCTGCCAAAACGCGGACATCTCTACCAACCCGCGGTCGGGGCGCCTCGTCACCCCCGCCCAGCTGGCCGAAGTTGCCGAGTCGTTGCACGCCGAGGGCGCCATCAACATCAACTATGTTGGCGGCGACCCAATACCCAACACCCATACGATTCTGGCCTCCATGCTCCATCAGCGCGCGAACGTCACGCAGCTATGGAATTCCAACCTCTACTGCTCGGAGGACACCATGCGCATGTTAGGGGAGGTGATTGACGTGTGGCTTCCGGACTTCAAGTACGGGAACGATGAGTGTGCCGAGCGTCTTTCGGGTGTGAAGAGATACTTCGAGGTCGTCTCAAGGAACCACCTGTTGGCATATCAGTCAGGCGAGGTCATCATCCGACACCTAGTCATGCCTAACCACATCGAGTGCTGCACGTTCCCCATACTAGAGTGGGTGGCGAAGAACATGCCTGAGTGCATGGTGAACATCATGGGCCAGTACCGACCTGAACACAGAGTCCTGTCCCGCTCAAGGGACTACCCTGACATTGCGCGGCGCGTCAGCAGCGAGGAGATGAGAATGGCCTACGAGCGTGCTACCGAGTTGGGTGTCTGCTGGGAACCGGTCAGTTAA
- a CDS encoding HEPN domain-containing protein produces MVRSLKFRELARRSYEEGSHDFASFFAQQAVEFYVKGLLIRRIGAKVYSHSLVVLIDTLAESGVSVPSSVRDCIERLGEHYIQARYPDARMTDYSQSEAREALRCMEVTLDFLATVG; encoded by the coding sequence ATTGTCAGGTCGCTCAAGTTTCGAGAATTGGCGCGGAGGTCATACGAAGAAGGCAGTCATGATTTTGCAAGCTTCTTCGCTCAGCAGGCTGTCGAGTTCTATGTGAAAGGTCTTCTGATTCGACGGATTGGGGCGAAGGTGTATTCCCACTCGCTTGTGGTGCTGATTGACACTCTTGCGGAGTCGGGTGTTTCTGTGCCGTCGTCGGTGAGGGACTGCATTGAGAGGCTTGGGGAGCACTACATACAGGCTCGCTATCCGGATGCACGGATGACGGACTATAGTCAGTCGGAAGCCAGAGAAGCTCTTCGATGCATGGAGGTGACATTGGATTTCCTTGCCACGGTTGGTTAG